DNA from Candidatus Eisenbacteria bacterium:
GCCGGCTGGTCAGCCGCAGCTGCGTCGAGAAGTACCGGATCGGCAGCGCGGCCACCGGGAAGAGGAGGAGACCCATCACCGCCAGGACCCAGTCCATCTTGATCGCCACGGCGCACAAGCCGACGAGCGTCGTGAGGTCCTGGAAGACCGACTTGACGGCGTCCGTCACGGCGTTCCGCACGAGCGTCACGTCGGCGGTGACCCGCGACACGAGCTGTCCGGCGCGCTGCTTGTTGAAGAATGCCAGGTCGAGGCGCTGCATGTGCCGGGTGAGCTCGTTGCGCAGATCGGTGATGATGCGCTGCCCGACCCAGTCCATGAGATAGCTCGCCCCGAAGCCGAGCGCGCCGCGCAGGAGACCGACCCCGAGCACGACGGCCACCGCCAGGGCCAGGACGTCGCCCCGCCTCTGGAAGAACACCTGTCCCACCACGTAGCGCACGACGAAGGGCACCGAGCTCTCGAGCGCGCTGAAGGCGAGCATGCAGGCCACGGCTGCGACGCCGCGCGGCCAGACGTGCGGTCGCAGATAGCGCAACAGGCGCTGGTACGTCTTCACGCCGGGACTCCCAGCATCTCCGCGGCGATGTCGGCCGCGCGCGCCGCCGCTCCACCACGCCCGAGGCGCGCACGCACCGAGCGCAGGTCGGCCAGCATTGCCGCCCGGCGTCCCGGCGTCTCCAGGATGGCACGCGCGGTGGCGGCGATGCGCGTGCTCGTCGCCTGCCCCTGCAGGAGCTCGGGGACGATCTCGCGCCCCGCGACGATGTTCGGCATGCCGATGTGCTCGACGCCGCGGATGAGGATGCGCCCGACGGCGTACGTCAGCGCCGCCGTCCGATACACGATCACCATCGGACACTCGAGGAGCGCGCACTCGAGCGTCGCCGTGCCCGACGTCACCAGCGCAATGTCGGCCGCGGCCACGAGATTGTACGTGTCGCCGGCGATGACCGGCACGTCGACGCCGGCCCGGCGGACGAACGGCTCGACCTCGCTGTGCGCGACCGTGTGCGCGAGCGCGAGCGCGAACTGGCGGTCGCGAGCGACCGCCAGCTCGCGCACCGCGCCCAGCATGTCCGGCAGGAGGTAGTCGATCTCCTTCGATCGGCTCCCTGGCAGCAGAACGACGAGCGACTTCGCGGGGTCGAGACCGTGTTCGCGCAGCGTCGCGTCGCGCGCTCGGGTCGCACGCGCGCGGTCGAGCAACGGATGCCCGACGAACTCGACCGCGCACCCCTGGCCGGCGTACAGCTCCGGCTCGAACGGGAACACGACGGCCAGCCGATCGACCCGGCGAGCGATCGTCCGCACGCGCCCCCGGCGCCAGGCCCAGACCTGGGGGCCGATGTAGTAGAGAACCGGGACGCCGGCGCGCTTGGCGGCCCGTGCGACGCGCAGGTTGAACTCGGGAAAGTCGACGAGGACGCAGAGGTCGGGCGGTTCGGTTCGCAGCGTGTGCACGAGCGCCCGATAGAGGCGCACGAGGGCGCGCAAGCGGCTCGCGCCCTCGACGAGTCCGATGGTCGAGATCTCGCCCGCATCGCCGATGGTGCGCATCCCCGCCGTGCGCAGCCCGGCGCCGCCGATCCCGAACACCTCGAGGTCGGGCACCCGCGTGCGCAGGGCGCGCAGGAAATCGGCGCCGTGGACGTCGCCGGACGCCTCTCCCGCCACCATGAGCACCCGGCTCGTGGCAGGCGAGGTCACGGCTCGCGACGCACCGCTGGTCGCCATCACTCCCCGATGGCGAACTGCGCGGCCCGGACCTCCGTCTCGACGCTCTCGCGCACCACGTGTGCCACCTCGAGCGCGCGAAGACCGTCCCAGCCCGTCACCGGCGGCGTCTCGCGGGCCTCGACCGCGCGGACGAACGCGGCGATCTCGACGGCGAGCGCGTCGCCCGGGGGGACGTCGAGCTGCTCGAAGGAGAGCTGCGGCCGCCCGCCGTTGCCGGCCTCGCGCCGGCACACGCGCACCTGTCGTTGATCGAAGTCGACCGAGAAGTAGCCGTCGGCCTGGAAGACGCGGAACTTGCGCTCGCGCTTGAGCGACACGCGGCTCGCGGTCACGTTGGCGATGCAGCCGTTGGCGAAGCGCAGGCGTGCGTTCGCGATGTCCACCGACGGCGTCAGCACCGGCACGCCGATCGCCTCGACCGCGCGCAAGGGCGATGGCACCATCGCCAGCAGCAGGTCGATGTCGTGGATCATGACGTCGAGCACGACGTCGACGTCGGTCCCGCGCTCGGTGAACGGCGCCATCCGCTGGCACTCGATGAACCGCGGCTGGACGATGAGACCCTCGATCGCCCGGATCGCGGGGTTGAAGCGCTCGAGGTGGCCGACCTGGAGCACCAAGCCGCCGC
Protein-coding regions in this window:
- a CDS encoding Gfo/Idh/MocA family oxidoreductase gives rise to the protein MSRLRVAVVGVGYLGRFHALKYAAHPDVDLVAVVDVDEDRCRAVATEVGATPYMDHAELAGRVDCATVSVNTQHHHAVARDLLRAGIDLLIEKPLTTTVEQGKELLELAVRGGLVLQVGHLERFNPAIRAIEGLIVQPRFIECQRMAPFTERGTDVDVVLDVMIHDIDLLLAMVPSPLRAVEAIGVPVLTPSVDIANARLRFANGCIANVTASRVSLKRERKFRVFQADGYFSVDFDQRQVRVCRREAGNGGRPQLSFEQLDVPPGDALAVEIAAFVRAVEARETPPVTGWDGLRALEVAHVVRESVETEVRAAQFAIGE
- the lpxB gene encoding lipid-A-disaccharide synthase, with protein sequence MTSPATSRVLMVAGEASGDVHGADFLRALRTRVPDLEVFGIGGAGLRTAGMRTIGDAGEISTIGLVEGASRLRALVRLYRALVHTLRTEPPDLCVLVDFPEFNLRVARAAKRAGVPVLYYIGPQVWAWRRGRVRTIARRVDRLAVVFPFEPELYAGQGCAVEFVGHPLLDRARATRARDATLREHGLDPAKSLVVLLPGSRSKEIDYLLPDMLGAVRELAVARDRQFALALAHTVAHSEVEPFVRRAGVDVPVIAGDTYNLVAAADIALVTSGTATLECALLECPMVIVYRTAALTYAVGRILIRGVEHIGMPNIVAGREIVPELLQGQATSTRIAATARAILETPGRRAAMLADLRSVRARLGRGGAAARAADIAAEMLGVPA